The sequence below is a genomic window from Thalassomonas haliotis.
CTTCCATCAGCATCATGCCGGAGAGGTTTTCTGACATAAAGTCGGTTGACGCCCGAAACGGCACGGTTTCATCAAAATATTTAACAAAATCGTCGTTTAATTCATTGTTGGGGATGAAAAACGCCGTCGCGATAATAATGGCACTGGTCAGGGGTAATAACAACCGGCGCTTATTAATCACTAAATCTGCCAGCGAGGCCATTCTGTCCTTACGGCCATTTTTCTGCGGCTTAACTTTCACCGGCAATACCGTCAACAGGGCCGGGAAAATGGTCATAGAGAAAACAAAAGCCAGCATCACCCCGATGGCCACCAGGTTACCCAAGTCGCGAAACGGCGGCGAATCGGAAAAATTCATGCTTAAAAAGCCGATAGCTGTGGTGGCGCTGGTTAAGAAAACCGGCTGCAGGTTAATGCGTAAACTTGCGGCAATGGCGCTGCGTTTATCCGCCCCCTGGCGCATCTCATAAAACATCGAAGTAAGAATGTGGATACAGTCGGCTACCGCCAGCGTCAGGATCATGGTCGGCGCAGAGGAAGAAGGTCCGGTCAGGTAAAAGCCCAACCAGCCGGCTATGCCCATAGTGGTAACGATACTTACGGCAATCACTAAGATAGTGGCAAAAGTACCGCTAATGGTTCTCAGTAAAAAGCCGATGGCGATGATCACGACTAAAAACATCAGCGGGATCAGGGTCGCGCTGTCGTTGAGGGAAGCCTCGCCAAAGGCGCTGTTCATCATCACCATACCGGACAAATAAACCTCAGTGCCGGGATTGTCTGCCAGGAACTTAGCTTTGATCTCCCGGACAAAAGTCGCCACTTCCGGTACTTCGGTGATCGGATCTATGCCGGGCAACTGCACGGTAACATTCACCACAGATACATGACCGCTGGGAGAGATGATCTTATTCACCAGCAGAGGTTCGCTCATGGCAACCTGTTTGATTTTCGCCAGTTTTTCTGAGGTTAACCTTTGCGGGTTCATCACCAAATCTTCGACAATCATGTCGTCTTCTTCGGCAAAGGTATATTGAAAGTTAGTAACTGAGTCTACCCGGGTAGAATAAGGCACCTGCCAGCTTTCTTTGGTCAGCTGTTTTAGCGCCGCCAAATGCTCAGCAGTAAAAATGGTATCCCCTTTGGGCACAACAATAAAAGAGACACTGTCGCTTTTACTGTAAACCTTTTGCATGGTTTCAAATGCGGTCAGCTGGGGATTTTCTTCGCCGAAAAATATCCGGTAATCATTTTTAAAAACCAGCTTCTGTGCCCCGCCGGCCGCGGTTACCACTAATGCCAGACAAACTAAAATCACCCATATAGGATGCTTGCCGACAAAGCTGAAAAATTTCTCTCTCATTGCCCTCTCCATTGTGACGAATCGTCACTATACTTTGTAAAAAAAACGGCTTTTACGCCGCGTTATTCTTTCTTTTTCACATGCAAGGCCTGTACGAATTTCGTACAAAATCTTATCTTAACTCGTACCGGTTGTCATGTGAAAAATGATGTTAAAAATTAAGTTCGCGCCCCAAGGCTTTCATCTGGAGCAATTCCTCGCCAAAGACTTCTTCTAAGGCTTTTTTCAGACTGAGTTTATAATCTTTTTCATGACTCAGCGGCGCCCACTGCATGCCGTCGAGCAATAAGTTATGCTGATTGAACAGCTCCCGCTCCACAACTAAGCCCATACGGCCACCGCATGAATCCAGCTCATCGGCCAGCAAAGAGATAACCCCGTACCCCAGCGACCAGTTGGAAAAACAAATTTGTTGCATATCCATATGGGGGGGCAAGGTAAAGCTCTTGTCAGCGGTGGCCTCTTCAATCAGGCCAAAAAAGATCCCCATCAATTTCATTTCGAGCTGTTCCTGCTCTTGCACCCGTTTTTCCGTGGACTTCTCATAAACATTGGGGCTTTTGGCACAAATGGCCGATTGAAACAGGGCCGGATGTAGAATGGCATAGATCAGATAAGAAAAGTTGATCAGCAACATGCGTTCACGAGCACAGCCAGGATAACTGTAGGCCCGGAAAAATAAATCCGACATTATCGTAATGGCTTGGTTACCTATGGCCAATAGCAAGTCTTCTTTACCGGTAAAATGTTTGTACACAGTGCCTTTGGAATAAGACACTTCCGCCACCACTTTATCCATGGTGACATTTGCCACCCCCAAACGAGCAATCAAGCGAATAGCCGCATCAATAATTTCTTGCTCTCGGGCCTGCAAGCTGTGTTCGTCTAATATTTTTGGCGCCATAAAGGATCGTTTACCATGTTGTCGTCAGTTTTCGTTACTGTTTTTAAATGACGATTCGTCAGTGACGTTTCGTCGATAATAAATTCATGACGAAATAATGTCAATCCCCGGAT
It includes:
- a CDS encoding efflux RND transporter permease subunit, translated to MREKFFSFVGKHPIWVILVCLALVVTAAGGAQKLVFKNDYRIFFGEENPQLTAFETMQKVYSKSDSVSFIVVPKGDTIFTAEHLAALKQLTKESWQVPYSTRVDSVTNFQYTFAEEDDMIVEDLVMNPQRLTSEKLAKIKQVAMSEPLLVNKIISPSGHVSVVNVTVQLPGIDPITEVPEVATFVREIKAKFLADNPGTEVYLSGMVMMNSAFGEASLNDSATLIPLMFLVVIIAIGFLLRTISGTFATILVIAVSIVTTMGIAGWLGFYLTGPSSSAPTMILTLAVADCIHILTSMFYEMRQGADKRSAIAASLRINLQPVFLTSATTAIGFLSMNFSDSPPFRDLGNLVAIGVMLAFVFSMTIFPALLTVLPVKVKPQKNGRKDRMASLADLVINKRRLLLPLTSAIIIATAFFIPNNELNDDFVKYFDETVPFRASTDFMSENLSGMMLMEVSVQTQTPSGINDPVYLQTVSDFSDWLRQQPVTDHVNTITDTLKRLNKNMHADDPAWYKLPESQEMSAQYLLLYEMSLPYGLDLNNQLDVDKSSTRIIATFKNLTSNELVKLEGEINAWFAEHAPQYKMDVASPSLMFAHIGQRNIFSMLLGTTLALILISILLGIALRSWRYGAISLLPNLIPAAVGFGLWGVYDGQVGLGMSVVIGMTLGIVVDDTVHFLSKYLHARRHKSLDSKKAVHYAFDNVGRALWITTLVLVAGFGVLAQSSFKMNADMGLLTATTIFIALVVDFLFLPPLLMAIDNSKAKKVQE
- a CDS encoding TetR/AcrR family transcriptional regulator, with protein sequence MAPKILDEHSLQAREQEIIDAAIRLIARLGVANVTMDKVVAEVSYSKGTVYKHFTGKEDLLLAIGNQAITIMSDLFFRAYSYPGCARERMLLINFSYLIYAILHPALFQSAICAKSPNVYEKSTEKRVQEQEQLEMKLMGIFFGLIEEATADKSFTLPPHMDMQQICFSNWSLGYGVISLLADELDSCGGRMGLVVERELFNQHNLLLDGMQWAPLSHEKDYKLSLKKALEEVFGEELLQMKALGRELNF